One Scyliorhinus canicula chromosome 9, sScyCan1.1, whole genome shotgun sequence DNA segment encodes these proteins:
- the LOC119970892 gene encoding activator of basal transcription 1-like, which translates to MPGMQALHRRNFGISWGELVQRFAATCDCLGLVLSIANFPANIQKDETQPDAQASPRAPLPGILYFGFIPPGLRPGHTRKIMSTFGEVGRVFLQEAGERRRRPGTQGSRGKKKGKRQRKSFTKGWVKFQNKAVAKRVAASLHNSPIGTRKRSRFHDDLWNIKYLHRFKWTHLSERLAYEKLVHRQRMRAEVSQAKRETNFFLQNVEKSKGLEKLQEVKKKKGQEWEEKHWHFQQRATETEIQASKAAGLRNKAQELRKVAEHHRKSQSNVTLLAKIFNPSTEQK; encoded by the exons ATGCCTGGGATGCAAGCGCTCCATCGTCGGAATTTCGGAATCTCCTGGGGCGAACTCGTGCAACGGTTTGCTGCAACCTGCGACTGCCTCGGCTTAGTCCTGAGCATAGCAAACTTTCCCGCCAATATACAGAAAGACGAGACTCAACCAG atgcgcaagcatccCCTCGGGCTCCTCTCCCGGGGATTCTGTATTTCGGGTTTATCCCCCCGGGGCTGCGGCCTGGACATACGCGGAAAATTATGTCGACTTTTGGGGAGGTCGGCAGGGTTTTCCTGCAGGAGGCCGgggagcggcggcggcggcccggTACGCAGGGGTCCCGGGGGAAGAAAAAGggcaagagacagaggaagagcttCACCAAGGGTTGGGTCAAGTTCCAGAACAAGGCTGTAGCCAAAAGGGTGGCCGCTAGCCTCCACAACAGTCCGATCGGAACCCGCAAGCGCAGCCGGTTCCACGATGACCTGTGGAACATTAAGTACCTGCACCGCTTCAAGTGGACTCACCTGAGTGAGCGTCTTGCTTACGAGAAGCTGGTTCATCGACAGAGGATGCGGGCAGAAGTCTCCCAGGCCAAACGCGAGACTAACTTCTTCCTCCAGAATGTGGAGAAGAGTAAAGGCCTGGAGAAGCTGCAGGAAGTGAAGAAGAAGAAGGGGCAAGAGTGGGAAGAGAAGCACTGGCACTTCCAGCAGCGAGCAACCGAGACAGAGATCCAGGCCAGCAAGGCTGCCGGCCTCCGGAACAAGGCCCAGGAGCTCAGGAAGGTAGCGGAACATCACAGGAAATCTCAGTCCAACGTCACGCTTCTTGCCAAAATCTTCAACCCCAGcacggagcagaagtag